A region from the Benincasa hispida cultivar B227 chromosome 10, ASM972705v1, whole genome shotgun sequence genome encodes:
- the LOC120088341 gene encoding uncharacterized protein LOC120088341: MPIEMPQGLPFSVDTWTPTSKQKRHHFLTHAHRDHTTGIAPHSSFPIYSTFLTKSIVLQQFPLLHDSLFVCIEVGQSLVVKDPDGAFTVTVFDAHHCPGAVMFLFEGNFGNILHTGDCRLTPECLQNLPDKYRGKSGKEPRCKLDLIFLDCTFGRFFQPFPSRHSSIRQVINCIWKHPDASLVYLICNLLGQEEILQQVSQTFGSKIFADESTKAGYKALELIDPDILTQDPSSRFHLIDGFPKLCQTAKTLLADAQTNFQSGPLVIRPSTQWYVREELSEICNTRKQIISEAIKDQHGIWHVCYSMHSSREELEWALQILAPKWVVSTTPGCRAMDLDYVKKKLSFSSITSNGLIWKLFGIPEDSSSDLDASVIEVSCSPIVEARNVDPQSQPVKVYPIPQEMLNILSSSNLPPLTLFGRARLAIEDAILLPEVSYPSTENEPVEAVGDIVADLSIHDANGKLSHKSSKSSKNEVHSKGKHEKFVNDAVLADVNASLYSDWTRLPTSEIKVVSMNNNPPEVVSNDVEEEHVHEQESRAKGKESLDDCKDVSIFLKTHVGKIVNNDRIASCSNSHLLSVGSSKGFNDKFRKLYRSMNVPVPEPLPSLVELMRSRKRAKRKGYLRS; the protein is encoded by the exons ATGCCGATCGAAATGCCCCAAGGCCTGCCATTTTCAGTGGATACATGGACTCCAACTTCTAAGCAAAAGCGCCACCATTTTCTTACCCACGCTCACAGGGATCATACCACTGGGATTGCCCCCCATTCTTCCTTCCCCATCTATTCTACTTTTCTCACCAAATCCATCGTTCTTCAGCAGTTTCCTCTG CTTCATGATTCGTTGTTTGTGTGTATTGAGGTGGGGCAATCGCTGGTCGTCAAAGATCCTGATGGAGCTTTCACCGTTACTGTTTTTGATGCTCATCACTGCCCTG GAGCTGTTATGTTCTTATTCGAAGGCAATTTTGGCAATATTCTGCATACGGGTGATTGTAGATTAACTCCTGAGTGCCTACAGAACTTACCTGACAAGTATCGTGGAAAAAGTGGTAAAGAGCCGAGATGTAAACTAGATCTGATTTTTCTAGACTGCACATTTGGTAGATTCTTTCAACCATTCCCTAGCAGGCATTCATCAATACGTCAG GTTATTAATTGTATATGGAAACACCCTGATGCTTCGTTAGTATATCTGATTTGCAATCTTCTAGGACAGGAAGAGATATTGCAACAAGTGTCCCAAACATTTGGTTCAAAGATATTTGCTGATGAATCCACGAAAGCAGGTTACAAGGCTCTTGAACTTATAGATCCCGACATCCTCACTCAAGATCCATCCTCCCGTTTTCATCTGATTGATGGATTCCCTAAACTATGTCAAACTGCAAAAACGCTGCTTGCAGATGCCCAAACTAATTTTCAGTCTGGACCTCTCGTAATCCGACCTTCAACCCAGTGGTATGTTCGTGAGGAATTGTCAGAGATTTGCAACACAAGGAAACAAATAATTAGTGAAGCAATTAAAGACCAACATGGTATTTGGCATGTTTGTTACTCGATGCACTCGTCAAGGGAAGAACTAGAATGGGCCTTGCAAATTTTAGCACCAAAATGGGTTGTTTCAACCACTCCTGGTTGTCGAGCCATGGATTTGGATTATGTGAAAAAGAAACTCAGTTTTTCTAGTATAACTTCTAATGGCCTAATTTGGAAGCTTTTTGGTATACCTGAGGATAGTTCTTCAGATTTAGATGCTTCTGTGATTGAAGTGAGTTGTTCCCCTATAGTTGAAGCACGAAACGTAGACCCTCAATCACAGCCGGTGAAAGTGTATCCTATTCCTCAAGAAATGTTAAACATTTTGTCTTCAAGCAACTTGCCGCCTCTCACATTATTCGGACGAGCTAGACTTGCCATTGAAGATGCCATTTTGTTGCCAGAAGTTTCATATCCATCTACAGAGAACGAGCCTGTAGAAGCAGTTGGAGATATAGTAGCAGACTTGTCCATTCATGATGCTAACGGTAAGCTGAGTCACAAATCAtcaaaaagttctaaaaatgaAGTTCACTCTAAAGGAAAACATGAGAAGTTTGTGAATGATGCGGTATTAGCTGATGTAAATGCCTCACTTTACTCTGATTGGACTAGGCTCCCTACTTCTGAAATAAAAGTGGTGTCTATGAACAATAACCCGCCAGAAGTAGTCAGCAATGACGTAGAAGAAGAACATGTCCATGAGCAGGAAAGTAGAGCAAAGGGAAAAGAGTCGTTAGACGATTGTAAAGATGTCAGTATTTTTCTCAAGACACACGTTGGAAAGATAGTTAATAATGACAGAATAGCAAGTTGTAGTAATTCACATCTTTTAAGTGTCGGATCTTCCAAGGGTTTCAATGACAAGTTTAGAAAGTTGTATAGGTCAATGAATGTCCCTGTGCCCGAGCCTCTTCCTTCGCTGGTGGAACTCATGAGATCTAGAAAACGAGCAAAGAGGAAGGGTTATCTCCGGTCATAG